In one Echinicola marina genomic region, the following are encoded:
- a CDS encoding sensor histidine kinase translates to MKLNFKNRIAFYYLIATSAVSVLAFGFIYFIVQKTVYESLDQDLTFEANKHLLEIAVEGDTIYFTHKKEWEEIEHKEVQINPVFLQLMGLDGQVMDKSPNLKEDHLDMQQQVSLGHHYDTRLNNRPIRQVHIGIQKEGQLKGYIVAAVPLEASIMVLSNLMKTLLILFPVSIWVLFLISRYLAGKSIAPIASIISTTNSITKNNLAERVPLPNNKDELFELSTSINGLLDRIGAALEREKQFTSDASHELRTPLAALRGTLEVLVRKKRNIEDYEEKIYDSLQEVDRMSKIVEQLLFLARNDLNQAIKGQGKVAIAVLVDEILGRYQSQIRQKKISISLTSDQSGDFLVPYYYGNLMLDNLINNAIKYSHDRGKIDIKLQYVAGQCHCYIKDEGIGIREEDLPVIFNPFFRSQPLEHKEVNGNGLGLSIVKKAAEAIQAKIDVHSKFGKGTWVHLVFE, encoded by the coding sequence ATGAAGCTCAACTTCAAAAATAGGATTGCCTTTTATTACCTGATAGCTACCTCCGCGGTGAGTGTATTGGCTTTCGGCTTTATTTACTTTATTGTTCAGAAAACTGTTTATGAAAGCCTTGATCAGGACCTGACCTTTGAAGCGAACAAGCACTTATTGGAAATAGCCGTTGAGGGAGACACCATCTACTTTACCCATAAGAAAGAATGGGAGGAAATTGAGCATAAAGAAGTGCAGATCAATCCGGTTTTTTTGCAGCTAATGGGCTTGGATGGACAGGTGATGGATAAGTCTCCCAACTTAAAGGAAGATCATTTGGATATGCAGCAGCAGGTCTCTTTGGGGCACCATTATGACACCAGACTAAATAACAGGCCGATCAGGCAAGTGCATATTGGTATTCAAAAAGAAGGGCAATTGAAAGGGTATATTGTCGCAGCAGTTCCCTTGGAGGCTTCTATCATGGTATTGTCAAATTTGATGAAAACTTTACTGATATTGTTTCCTGTTTCAATATGGGTGTTGTTTCTTATATCCAGGTACCTTGCAGGAAAGAGCATTGCGCCTATAGCTAGCATTATCTCTACTACCAATAGCATAACCAAAAACAATTTGGCAGAAAGGGTGCCATTGCCCAATAATAAAGATGAATTATTTGAACTGTCCACCTCCATTAACGGGCTTTTGGATAGGATAGGGGCGGCACTTGAGCGGGAAAAACAGTTTACTTCAGATGCCTCCCATGAACTGAGAACGCCTTTGGCCGCGCTGAGGGGAACCTTGGAGGTCCTGGTCAGAAAGAAACGGAATATTGAGGATTATGAAGAGAAGATTTATGATAGCCTTCAAGAAGTAGACCGGATGTCAAAAATAGTGGAACAGCTATTGTTCCTGGCCAGGAATGATTTGAATCAGGCCATTAAAGGACAGGGAAAGGTTGCAATTGCCGTATTGGTAGATGAGATTTTGGGTAGGTACCAAAGTCAAATAAGGCAAAAGAAAATCAGTATTTCCCTGACTTCAGATCAATCAGGAGACTTTTTGGTTCCTTACTATTATGGCAATTTAATGCTGGATAACCTGATCAATAATGCCATCAAATATAGCCATGATAGGGGCAAGATTGATATTAAACTTCAGTATGTGGCTGGGCAGTGTCATTGTTATATCAAAGATGAGGGAATAGGTATCAGGGAGGAAGATCTGCCCGTCATCTTCAATCCCTTTTTTAGATCACAACCCTTGGAGCATAAAGAAGTAAATGGTAATGGCTTAGGCTTATCCATCGTAAAGAAGGCCGCGGAAGCCATTCAAGCTAAAATCGACGTTCATAGTAAATTTGGAAAAGGGACTTGGGTACATTTGGTGTTTGAGTGA